DNA from Rosa rugosa chromosome 6, drRosRugo1.1, whole genome shotgun sequence:
TGGGTTTTATTGAAGTTTATCCAAGTGTATAATAGACTTACTAAACTTGTAACGATAAATGCATACTCAGTTTGGTTGTTCAGTTTAGTGTCCATGAAGAAACCAACTCAATGTTCTTCATCTAAGGTAAATCGTCAGGGCACAAAACATTGGAATAATTCTCAATAATTCTATTCAACACAATTacaaaatggaagaaaaagaaaatgcaacAGCGCGGCAAATGATACTTTCAGTTGCGAAAAACTATTTGTACCACATGTACTGACTGAAGCATGTGATGCTAGCTCCTTCTAGTAGTGTAACACTGACACATTGTACTGGACAACAGCATCTCCAGTCTTTGGATTGAAGGAGAATGTCCTTGCTAGTGCATAGCCCCGTGCATACCGGAAAGCTCCACTGCCTCCGACTATAGGCATCTCTCGCATGGTATCCATAAAAGGATTCCTCCCAAGAATGCTAAGGGTACTGCCATTGTACATACCCTCTATGAAAGCAAAATTCAGGACCATGAGCAACCCTGAATCATGTTGAGAAGCAAAAGCATAAATTCCCTGAGCTCTTCCTACAAGCTTTGAGCTAGCCTCTGGCTTTTCGGTCAGTGGATCGTCTGTTATGAAAGTAGTTCCGAAGCTACCAACCGACTTGTTTGGTGGCCCAAGAATTCTTAGGGCAGTCGGATTTTGGCCGCCTTGGATGTCATGGAAATAGAAGTGGAGGCGGGTAAGTTTCTCCATTCTTATTGCAGATAGGGATAGAGGAGATTGCTCTGAGAATAGTCCATGAATTGTAGTGAAGGAGGTTGATAGAATGATGAAGCAGGCAAAAGTGACAAACAAAGCCATTTTTGTTAAGTTTTGTGCGGTACTTTGTTAGTGATATATGTCGTTATTTATATAGGGTGAAAGAAGTAGGGGTATTGAGTGAAGAGTGTGGATTGTTTGCATATATGTGTCCCTTAAATTATAACCCCCGTGCTTGGTTTCCCTGAAAAAGTGGCCAGGGCTTTCATTTtccagaaagaagaaaaggggtCTAGAATCTGACAATGACTTCTGCAAGGGAGCGTGGAAAAGCGGTTTTTATTAGCCATTTGATCAAGTTCAATGTTCGTCTAACATGATGCCAGATTCTCTTGTTAATTCCGAAATTCCAATGCTTATTCCTAACTTAGTTGCGGCAAGAGTCAAAATGAGGTTGCACCtatatgattaattatttagaGAATGTTGAAATTATAACCAGCTCAAAAAAGCGTAGGGATTCAGTTTTCCAGACTATTTAACATCATCTCTTGCTAATTATAGCCAAACTGGATGAAGTCGTCTGTTTAGTTTGGTTTATTCAGAACATTTTGCTACAGAAGACACGAGTCATAGTAAACATCACTTCCTCCCTTATAAGCAACCAACTCAATTATCAATTAATTATTGCTAAAACCATGATAATTAGTTTCACTTTTCTGAGAATTGATAACTTGAATTAGTAATTATTTCTTTGTTGCTAACTGGCCTTCATAAATTTTGACCTTTTAGCATCAATTGCTTCTTCATATGCCTGTCATGAACAGACTAAGGTGCGTACGTGGTCCCAAGAACATTATATCAAAATTCAAACTAAGAATCGATCAAATTTATCTGTGTAAAAATAGAATCTTCCTTACGATTTACGACTAATCTTAGATTTGTTAAATGTATTTACATACCGGCCCTTCTTCAAAAAAATGTATTTACacttcccttaaaaaaaaaaaaatgtattacaatttttttttttttttggagaataagAAACTTTTTATTTAAGAACTAACCAAGATTACAAAATATGAGAATGACTGGTGGTGGACATAaactccccactctcctccctagaAAACGAACTAGTTACGGGTCCGTCATAAAcaatgacatccatgagccaagGAGGCCTAACCCCTAACCAACTACTCCGCCCATTACCTCGGGCAACAATTCCTGCAACAGTATGAGCCGCTTTGTTAGCCGCCCTCAGACTTTAGTGACTTTACATTTCACCAACTATGTTTAATGACCCAATGGTGCGGTAGTGTTTCATTTATTCATACAATCATACTTGGCTAAACTCATTCTgaatcttatttatttttaagaaaataGATATATACGTACCCTAcctgatgcgggaagcgtgaacacgaaagtaagaggctccgtcaagcgtcgaaagccatatgagatgagctagaatccactagcaattacgggcacagccgtaagaaacatagataaacatctctaatatttggttttttattgataacttccATGAAAATTACAGTCTAAGAGATGTCTTATATatggcacatagcataaacctaatacaactagaaacataaagaacaatttattgtagactaaaactaggaaacctaattaaacctgattaaataaaaatcagaaataaaatcctagatactaaagaatattacgcttggaatctcaatcaagattttgctcgagaatcccgatatatccaaa
Protein-coding regions in this window:
- the LOC133715523 gene encoding dirigent protein 22-like; amino-acid sequence: MALFVTFACFIILSTSFTTIHGLFSEQSPLSLSAIRMEKLTRLHFYFHDIQGGQNPTALRILGPPNKSVGSFGTTFITDDPLTEKPEASSKLVGRAQGIYAFASQHDSGLLMVLNFAFIEGMYNGSTLSILGRNPFMDTMREMPIVGGSGAFRYARGYALARTFSFNPKTGDAVVQYNVSVLHY